From Excalfactoria chinensis isolate bCotChi1 chromosome 4, bCotChi1.hap2, whole genome shotgun sequence, one genomic window encodes:
- the GAR1 gene encoding H/ACA ribonucleoprotein complex subunit 1 isoform X2 has product MSFRGRGGGGGRGGGGRGGGGFNRGGSGGDRGGFNRGGRGGFGRGGGRGGFNRGGFDQGPPERVVLLGEFMHPCEDDLVCKCKTEENKVPYFNAPVYLDNKEQIGKVDEIFGQLRDFYFSVKLSENMRASSFKKMQKFYIDPAKLLPLQRFLPRPPGEKGAPRGGGRGGRGGGRGGRGGGRGGFRGGRGGGGFRGRGH; this is encoded by the exons ATGTCGTTCCGTGGaagaggaggtggtggagggCGAGGAGGTGGCGGAAGAGGTGGAGGCGGCTTTAATCGTGGAGGAAGCGGCGGTGACAGAGGTGGCTTTAATCGTGGTGGACGAGGTGGCTTTGGACGGGGAGGTGGACGAGGAGGCTTCAACAGAGGCGGATTTGACCAGGGCCCTCCAGAGAGGGTAGTTT TACTGGGAGAGTTCATGCATCCCTGTGAAGACGATCTTGTTTGTaaatgtaaaacagaagaaaacaaagtgccTTATTTCAATGCACCGGTGTACTTGGATAATAAGGAACAGATTGGCAAAGTGGATGAAATTTTTGGGCAGCTACGAGACTTT TACTTTTCAGTGAAGCTGTCTGAGAACATGAGAGCCTCTTCAttcaaaaaaatgcaaaag TTTTACATTGAtccagcaaagctgctgcccCTTCAGAGATTTTTACCAAGGCCTCCTGGAGAAAAAGGTGCTCCTCGAGGAGGTGGTAGAGGAGGACGTGGTGGAGGACGTGGAGGAAGAGGTGGTGGTAGAG gaggattcagaggaggaagaggtggtGGAGGTTTTAGAG GGAGAGGACATTAA
- the GAR1 gene encoding H/ACA ribonucleoprotein complex subunit 1 isoform X1, with protein sequence MSFRGRGGGGGRGGGGRGGGGFNRGGSGGDRGGFNRGGRGGFGRGGGRGGFNRGGFDQGPPERVVLLGEFMHPCEDDLVCKCKTEENKVPYFNAPVYLDNKEQIGKVDEIFGQLRDFYFSVKLSENMRASSFKKMQKFYIDPAKLLPLQRFLPRPPGEKGAPRGGGRGGRGGGRGGRGGGRGGFGGGRGGGRGGGGGFRGGGGRGGGGGGFRGGRGGGGFRGRGH encoded by the exons ATGTCGTTCCGTGGaagaggaggtggtggagggCGAGGAGGTGGCGGAAGAGGTGGAGGCGGCTTTAATCGTGGAGGAAGCGGCGGTGACAGAGGTGGCTTTAATCGTGGTGGACGAGGTGGCTTTGGACGGGGAGGTGGACGAGGAGGCTTCAACAGAGGCGGATTTGACCAGGGCCCTCCAGAGAGGGTAGTTT TACTGGGAGAGTTCATGCATCCCTGTGAAGACGATCTTGTTTGTaaatgtaaaacagaagaaaacaaagtgccTTATTTCAATGCACCGGTGTACTTGGATAATAAGGAACAGATTGGCAAAGTGGATGAAATTTTTGGGCAGCTACGAGACTTT TACTTTTCAGTGAAGCTGTCTGAGAACATGAGAGCCTCTTCAttcaaaaaaatgcaaaag TTTTACATTGAtccagcaaagctgctgcccCTTCAGAGATTTTTACCAAGGCCTCCTGGAGAAAAAGGTGCTCCTCGAGGAGGTGGTAGAGGAGGACGTGGTGGAGGACGTGGAGGAAGAGGTGGTGGTAGAG GAGGATTCggaggaggaagaggtggaggaagaggaggaggaggaggatttAGAGGAGGCGGAGGAAGAGGcgggggaggaggaggattcagaggaggaagaggtggtGGAGGTTTTAGAG GGAGAGGACATTAA